A segment of the Superficieibacter sp. HKU1 genome:
TGGCGTGATTGTTACTATGCTTAGCTATGGTTTTTTCAGGAGTAACGCGTGAATATCATAGCTATCATGGGGCCGCACGGGGTCTATTATAAAGACGAGCCAATCAAAGAGCTTGAAAGTGCGCTTCTGGCGCAGGGCTTCAAAATCATCTGGCCGCAAAACAGTTCCGATCTGCTGAAATTTATTGAGCACAACCCGCGTATTTGCGGCGTCATTTTCGACTGGGATGAATATTCCGTTGATTTATGCAGCGAGATTAACCAGCTCAACGAATACCTTCCGCTGTATGCCTTTATCAATACGCATTCGACGCTGGACGTCAGCGTGCATGACATGCGAATGGCGCTGTGGTTTTTCGAATATTCGCTGGGCGTTGCTGAGGATATCGCGGGCCGTATTCATCAATATACCGGTGAATATCTGGACAACATCACGCCGCCGTTTACCAAAGCGCTGTTCAACTATGTCAAAGAGGGAAAGTACACGTTCTGTACGCCTGGACATATGGCAGGAACGGCTTATCAGAAAAGCCCGGTCGGCTGTCTGTTTTATGATTTTTTTGGTGGCAATACGCTGAAAGCGGACGTGTCGATTTCGGTAACCGAACTTGGCTCGCTGCTCGATCATACCGGTCCGCATCTCGAAGCTGAAGAATATATCGCCCGCACTTTTGGCGCGGAGCAAAGCTATATGGTCACCAACGGCACATCGACCTCGAATAAGATTGTCGGGATGTACGCTGCGCCGACCGGCAGTACGCTGTTGATTGACCGTAACTGCCACAAGTCGCTGGCGCATTTGCTGATGATGAGCGACGTCGTGCCGCTGTGGCTCAAGCCGACGCGTAACGCGCTGGGGATCCTCGGCGGTATTCCACGGAGTGAGTTTACCCGCGAAAGCCTGAGCGAAAAGGTCGCCGCCGCGCCGCAGGCGCAGTGGCCGGTGCACGCGGTGATCACCAACTCGACCTATGACGGCCTGCTGTATAACACTAACTGGATCAAGCAGACGCTGGATGTGCCATCAATTCATTTTGATTCGGCCTGGGTTCCCTATACTCACTTCCACCCGATTTATCAGGGAAAAAGCGGGATGAGCGGCGATCGCGTACCGGGGAAAGTGATTTTTGAAACTCAGTCGACGCACAAAATGCTCGCCGCACTTTCTCAGGCCTCGCTTATCCATATTAAAGGTGATTACGATGAGGACACCTTTAATGAAGCCTTTATGATGCATACCTCAACCTCGCCAAGCTACCCGATCGTCGCCTCGATTGAAACGGCGGCGGCGATGCTGCGCGGCAATCCGGGTAAACGGCTCATTAACCGCTCCGTCGAACGGGCGCTGCATTTTCGTAAGGAGGTTCAGCGGCTGAGAGAGGAATCGGAGGGCTGGTTCTTCGATATCTGGCAGCCGGAAGAGGTCGATGAAGCGGAATGCTGGCCGGTGGCACCCGGCGAAACGTGGCACGGGTTTAACGACGCCGACGCCGATCATATGTTTCTCGATCCGGTCAAAGTGACGATCTTAACGCCCGGCATGGATGAACAGGGGATCATGAGCGAGGAGGGGATCCCCGCTGCGCTGGTGGCGAAATTCCTCGACGAGCGCGGCGTAGTGGTGGAGAAAACCGGGCCCTATAACCTGCTCTTTCTGTTCAGCATCGGTATCGATAAAACCCGTGCGATGGGATTATTACGCGGCCTGACCGAGTTTAAGCGCGCCTACGATCTCAATCTGCGGGTAAAAAACATGCTGCCGGATCTCTATGCCGAAGATCCTGATTTCTACCGCAATATGCGCATTCAGGATCTGGCGCAGGGGATCCACAAGCTCATCCGCCAGCACGATCTTTCCCGCCTGATGCTGCGAGCGTTTGACGTATTACCGGAAATGAAAATGACGCCGCATCAGGCATGGCAGCGCCAGATCAAAGGGGATGTGGAAACGATTGAGCTGGAGAAGCTGGTGGGGCGTATCTCGGCGAATATGATCCTGCCGTACCCGCCGGGTGTGCCGCTGTTGATGCCGGGTGAGATGATCACCGAAGAAAGCCGGGCGGTGCTCGATTTCCTGCTGATGCTGTGTTCTGTAGGTCGTCACTATCCTGGTTTTGAAACCGATATCCACGGTGCGAAGCGTGATGAAGAGGGCGTTTATCGGGTGAGAGTCTTAAAAAGCGCG
Coding sequences within it:
- the ldcC gene encoding lysine decarboxylase LdcC: MNIIAIMGPHGVYYKDEPIKELESALLAQGFKIIWPQNSSDLLKFIEHNPRICGVIFDWDEYSVDLCSEINQLNEYLPLYAFINTHSTLDVSVHDMRMALWFFEYSLGVAEDIAGRIHQYTGEYLDNITPPFTKALFNYVKEGKYTFCTPGHMAGTAYQKSPVGCLFYDFFGGNTLKADVSISVTELGSLLDHTGPHLEAEEYIARTFGAEQSYMVTNGTSTSNKIVGMYAAPTGSTLLIDRNCHKSLAHLLMMSDVVPLWLKPTRNALGILGGIPRSEFTRESLSEKVAAAPQAQWPVHAVITNSTYDGLLYNTNWIKQTLDVPSIHFDSAWVPYTHFHPIYQGKSGMSGDRVPGKVIFETQSTHKMLAALSQASLIHIKGDYDEDTFNEAFMMHTSTSPSYPIVASIETAAAMLRGNPGKRLINRSVERALHFRKEVQRLREESEGWFFDIWQPEEVDEAECWPVAPGETWHGFNDADADHMFLDPVKVTILTPGMDEQGIMSEEGIPAALVAKFLDERGVVVEKTGPYNLLFLFSIGIDKTRAMGLLRGLTEFKRAYDLNLRVKNMLPDLYAEDPDFYRNMRIQDLAQGIHKLIRQHDLSRLMLRAFDVLPEMKMTPHQAWQRQIKGDVETIELEKLVGRISANMILPYPPGVPLLMPGEMITEESRAVLDFLLMLCSVGRHYPGFETDIHGAKRDEEGVYRVRVLKSA